In a single window of the Megalobrama amblycephala isolate DHTTF-2021 linkage group LG3, ASM1881202v1, whole genome shotgun sequence genome:
- the dnajb6b gene encoding dnaJ homolog subfamily B member 6b isoform X2 codes for MGDYYEILGVTKNASHDDIKKAYRKQALKWHPDKNPDIKEEAEIRFKEISEAYEVLSDENKRRQYDRYGKEGLSNRGGHYDEDFMGGFTFRNPEDVFREFFGGRDPFADFADFFADDPFEDFFGGGRRHRGVSRSRTTGSFFPGFSPFGPAFSGFGTGFTPFGPMGGGGFTSFSSSSFGGGGGMGNFRSVSTSTKFVNGRRITTKRIVENGQERVEVEEDGQLRSLTVNGISDDNALEESRRQNALSSTAPHNRYLRNVAQNPSEEEEVEDRGLQNLGLAKGFFDTRRKKLLLKESDTKKKRMPRLAPRIGVWF; via the exons ATGGGGGATTATTACGAGATCCTGGGTGTGACGAAAAATGCATCCCATGATGATATAAAGAAAGC gTACAGAAAACAAGCACTAAAGTGGCATCCAGACAAAAACCCAGACATAAAAGAAGAGGCAGAGATCAGGTTTAAAGAGATCTCAGAAGCATATGAAGTCCTGTCAGATG AAAACAAACGGAGACAGTATGATAGATATGGTAAAGAAGGCCTCTCTAATAGAG GTGGTCATTATGACGAGGATTTCATGGGCGGATTCACATTCCGTAATCCAGAAGATGTCTTCAGGGAATTCTTTGGAGGCCGAGATCCATTTGCAGATTTTGCAGATTTCTTTG ctGATGACCCCTTTGAAGATTTCTTTGGTGGTGGGCGGCGTCATAGGGGTGTGAGCAGGAGCAGGACGACAGGTTCATTCTTTCCCGGATTTTCTCCATTCGGTCCCGCCTTTTCTGGGTTTGGCACAG GATTCACCCCATTCGGCCCAATGGGTGGGGGTGGTTTCACCTCATTTTCCTCCTCTTCATTTGGTGGTGGAGGTGGAATGGGAAACTTCCGCTCTGTCTCCACATCCACCAAATTCGTCAATGGAAGGAGAATCACCACCAAACG CATTGTAGAGAACGGTCAAGAGAGAGTGGAGGTAGAGGAGGACGGTCAGCTCAGATCTCTCACAGTCAATG GTATTTCTGATGACAATGCATTGGAGGAAAGCCGCAGACAGAACGCTCTCTCTAGCACTGCCCCACACAACCGGTACCTCCGAAATGTGGCCCAGAACCCTtcggaggaggaggaggtggaggaCAGAGGCCTGCAGAATCTGGGACTTGCCAAAG GGTTTTTTGACACCAGGAGAAAGAAGCTATTGTTGAAGGAGTCCGACACTAAAAAGAAGCGGATGCCAAGACTGGCTCCTCGGATTGGGGTGTGGTTCTAA
- the dnajb6b gene encoding dnaJ homolog subfamily B member 6b isoform X1: protein MGDYYEILGVTKNASHDDIKKAYRKQALKWHPDKNPDIKEEAEIRFKEISEAYEVLSDENKRRQYDRYGKEGLSNRGGHYDEDFMGGFTFRNPEDVFREFFGGRDPFADFADFFADDPFEDFFGGGRRHRGVSRSRTTGSFFPGFSPFGPAFSGFGTGFTPFGPMGGGGFTSFSSSSFGGGGGMGNFRSVSTSTKFVNGRRITTKRIVENGQERVEVEEDGQLRSLTVNGISDDNALEESRRQNALSSTAPHNRYLRNVAQNPSEEEEVEDRGLQNLGLAKGFFDTRRKKLLLKESDTKKKRMPRLAPRIGKDTPLHCCGVENGSSRRSLKTSLIG from the exons ATGGGGGATTATTACGAGATCCTGGGTGTGACGAAAAATGCATCCCATGATGATATAAAGAAAGC gTACAGAAAACAAGCACTAAAGTGGCATCCAGACAAAAACCCAGACATAAAAGAAGAGGCAGAGATCAGGTTTAAAGAGATCTCAGAAGCATATGAAGTCCTGTCAGATG AAAACAAACGGAGACAGTATGATAGATATGGTAAAGAAGGCCTCTCTAATAGAG GTGGTCATTATGACGAGGATTTCATGGGCGGATTCACATTCCGTAATCCAGAAGATGTCTTCAGGGAATTCTTTGGAGGCCGAGATCCATTTGCAGATTTTGCAGATTTCTTTG ctGATGACCCCTTTGAAGATTTCTTTGGTGGTGGGCGGCGTCATAGGGGTGTGAGCAGGAGCAGGACGACAGGTTCATTCTTTCCCGGATTTTCTCCATTCGGTCCCGCCTTTTCTGGGTTTGGCACAG GATTCACCCCATTCGGCCCAATGGGTGGGGGTGGTTTCACCTCATTTTCCTCCTCTTCATTTGGTGGTGGAGGTGGAATGGGAAACTTCCGCTCTGTCTCCACATCCACCAAATTCGTCAATGGAAGGAGAATCACCACCAAACG CATTGTAGAGAACGGTCAAGAGAGAGTGGAGGTAGAGGAGGACGGTCAGCTCAGATCTCTCACAGTCAATG GTATTTCTGATGACAATGCATTGGAGGAAAGCCGCAGACAGAACGCTCTCTCTAGCACTGCCCCACACAACCGGTACCTCCGAAATGTGGCCCAGAACCCTtcggaggaggaggaggtggaggaCAGAGGCCTGCAGAATCTGGGACTTGCCAAAG GGTTTTTTGACACCAGGAGAAAGAAGCTATTGTTGAAGGAGTCCGACACTAAAAAGAAGCGGATGCCAAGACTGGCTCCTCGGATTGGG AAGGACACCCCCCTCCATTGCTGTGGTGTTGAAAACGGCAGTTCAAGAAGGAGCCTAAAGACATCACTCATTGGATAA
- the dnajb6b gene encoding dnaJ homolog subfamily B member 6b isoform X3, with protein sequence MGDYYEILGVTKNASHDDIKKAYRKQALKWHPDKNPDIKEEAEIRFKEISEAYEVLSDENKRRQYDRYGKEGLSNRGGHYDEDFMGGFTFRNPEDVFREFFGGRDPFADFADFFADDPFEDFFGGGRRHRGVSRSRTTGSFFPGFSPFGPAFSGFGTGFTPFGPMGGGGFTSFSSSSFGGGGGMGNFRSVSTSTKFVNGRRITTKRIVENGQERVEVEEDGQLRSLTVNGKEQLLRLDN encoded by the exons ATGGGGGATTATTACGAGATCCTGGGTGTGACGAAAAATGCATCCCATGATGATATAAAGAAAGC gTACAGAAAACAAGCACTAAAGTGGCATCCAGACAAAAACCCAGACATAAAAGAAGAGGCAGAGATCAGGTTTAAAGAGATCTCAGAAGCATATGAAGTCCTGTCAGATG AAAACAAACGGAGACAGTATGATAGATATGGTAAAGAAGGCCTCTCTAATAGAG GTGGTCATTATGACGAGGATTTCATGGGCGGATTCACATTCCGTAATCCAGAAGATGTCTTCAGGGAATTCTTTGGAGGCCGAGATCCATTTGCAGATTTTGCAGATTTCTTTG ctGATGACCCCTTTGAAGATTTCTTTGGTGGTGGGCGGCGTCATAGGGGTGTGAGCAGGAGCAGGACGACAGGTTCATTCTTTCCCGGATTTTCTCCATTCGGTCCCGCCTTTTCTGGGTTTGGCACAG GATTCACCCCATTCGGCCCAATGGGTGGGGGTGGTTTCACCTCATTTTCCTCCTCTTCATTTGGTGGTGGAGGTGGAATGGGAAACTTCCGCTCTGTCTCCACATCCACCAAATTCGTCAATGGAAGGAGAATCACCACCAAACG CATTGTAGAGAACGGTCAAGAGAGAGTGGAGGTAGAGGAGGACGGTCAGCTCAGATCTCTCACAGTCAATGGTAAGGAGCAACTTCTACGACTGGACAACTAG